A region from the Nematostella vectensis chromosome 13, jaNemVect1.1, whole genome shotgun sequence genome encodes:
- the LOC5506280 gene encoding dynein light chain roadblock-type 2: MSSLPKLKPSHLFIYDRFRDDDSGGAAMQDVTREFKIDLKDDGLGKYNISPIRELSKPNLPAGQREATRYATTSESKRSQNSFTKKKSEVEETLKRIQGHKGVIGVIIVNSEGIPIRTTLDNSTTVQYTGLIHQLTIKARSTVRDIDPQNDLTFLRIRSKKHEIMVAPDKEYLLVVIQNPTV, translated from the exons ATGAGCAGTTTACCAAAGCTGAAGCCGTCACATCTCTTCATATACGATCGATTCAGGGACGACGATAGCGGGGGAGCAGCAATGCAGGATGTGACTAGAGAATTCAAGATTGACCTGAAGGACGACGGGCTCggaaaatacaacattagTCCCATAAGGGAGTTATCCAAGCCGAATCTACCTGCG GGCCAACGTGAGGCGACCCGTTATGCCACGACATCG GAGTCGAAACGCTCCCAAAACAGCTTCACCAAGAAAAAG TCTGAAGTCGAAGAAACATTGAAGAGAATTCAAGGCCACAAGGGCGTAATCGGGGTTATAATCGTCAACTCGGAAG GTATCCCTATCAGGACAACCCTGGATAACTCGACGACGGTACAATACACGGGTCTTATTCATCAGCTAACGATAAAAGCTCGCAGCACTGTAAGAGACATCGACCCTCAG AATGACTTGACTTTTCTGAGGATCCGATCGAAAAAACATGAAATCATGGTTGCACCAG ACAAAGAATATTTGCTGGTGGTCATCCAGAACCCAACAGTTTAA
- the LOC5506293 gene encoding transmembrane protein 198, with protein sequence MAPSTERWCIYFLVLANSIYSISTQNVTIAPTSSNTTQNHTKPIPFSCKWRDLRFPITYGPAIACVLCILLGGFKLFVGYKYQRTTLFLMGFTSATILTYFISLERSNLRIEYTLLITAAIGIFAGILCTTVMFCGLFVSGLSAGICIGMAFLLGFATLFAEYNTISIPLGVVITVAVLMAGAAVWWKRVILIISTCTFGGILLAAGVDYFIEDFLMMIYAWNKVFLLDIVDTPCFFSWIILGVWPLLTFIGLLVQFLKTGKEKMKAKKDQYNKRYRMGSPFYSAPDLDDVEMRELLHRQAGSNTSNQTSSDVHLNADHTV encoded by the exons ATGGCTCCGTCTACGGAAAGATGGTGTATATATTTTCTGGTGCTCGCGAATTCTATTTACTCGATCTCCACACAGAACGTCACCATTGCCCCTACAAGTTCCAACACGACCCAAAACCATACAAAACCGATCCCTTTTAGCTGTAAATGGAGAGATCTTAGATTCCCCATAACCTATGGGCCGGCCATTGCATGTGTGTTGTGTATTCTACTTGGAGGGTTCAAATTATTTGTTG gCTACAAGTATCAGCGTACCACTCTTTTCCTGATGGGTTTCACCTCTGCAACCATACTTACCTACTTTATATCTTTAGAGAGGAGTAACCTTCGCATAGAATACACTCTACTTATTACAGCCGCCATCGGCATCTTTGCAGGGATCCTTTGCACTACTGTCATGTTTTGTGGCCTTTTTGTGAGTGGGTTATCTGCTGGTATTTGTATCGGAATGGCATTTTTGTTAGGCTTTGCCACACTATTTGCAGAGTACAACACTATATCCATTCCACTAGGGGTGGTTATTACTGTGGCTGTTCTGATGGCTGGCGCGGCAGTGTGGTGGAAGCGTGTTATCTTGATCATCTCAACTTGCACATTCGGCGGTATTCTCCTAGCAGCAGGAGTGGACTATTTCATAGAGGACTTCCTAATGATGATATATGCATGGAATAAGGTGTTCCTATTAGACATTGTAGACACACCTTGTTTTTTCTCATGGATTATCCTAGGGGTGTGGCCTTTATTGACTTTCATTGGACTACTGGTGCAGTTCCTGAAAACTGGCAAGGAAAAAATGAAGGCTAAAAAGG ATCAATACAACAAGAGATACCGTATGGGATCCCCATTTTACTCTGCCCCTGATCTAGACGACGTAGAAATGAGAGAGTTACTACATCGGCAAGCAGGGTCCAACACAAGTAACCAGACTTCAAGCGATGTGCACCTAAATGCTGACCACACTGTTTGA